A region of the Clupea harengus chromosome 7, Ch_v2.0.2, whole genome shotgun sequence genome:
GATCTCTCCAGCGGTCCGATCTCAGATGTGGACGGAAAACCCTGacacagtgaatgaatgagagaatgaatgaatgaatgaacgagcCTCTTCTTGTGTCTCGACTAGCCAATCCTGTCCTTGCGTTTAAGCCCCCTGATAAAGAGCAACTGTGCATTCCGTTGCCACTACCACACTCTAAAATAGCCCCCTCTCTTCAGCTGTACCACTGCAGGCActcagggggtgggtggggggtttggGGTGAGGTGGAATAACGGGGAACCTAACTAAGATAACTACTAAGATAACTCCTGGATAACTACTAAGATAACTACTAAGATAACTACCGGGCACGGTGCTAAACAATCACAGAAATGTCTTCGCCTCCCTACTCTTTTACGTGACATTATTTTGCCAAAGCagggacatttttttctttttaaaatttGGAACGAGCCACTTTGGAGCCCTCGGGTTATATCTGTCTATCAGCTGGGCCTGCTCGTCAAATGTGAGGGGCGGGGGCATGTGACAGCTGTGGCCACCTGGCAGCACGGTGGGGACGGCACTCGCGTCTTCTGGcaccttctctctatctccccccctcatctttctcgctctctctctctcttcacctccttctccctttctgggtctttcttcactctgacaggggtttgttgttgtttgatttTGTCTGGATGGTTTTATTATCTTATATGATTCAGGCCTCTGAAGAAATCTGTTTGACTTTAAACTGTTCTTGGGTTATTTGACACTAAATCCTCTACAAACACCTTGAAGTTAGTAGATCTTCAAGCGTGGAAATGGAAACTGCCATTTAGTAGAAACATCCTAAAGCTGATCAAAACTGACTTTAGGtagaattaatgaattaattaattttgtCTGGATGGTTTTATTATCTTATATGATTCAGGCCTCTGAAGAAATCTGTTTGACTTTAAACTGTTCTTTGGTTATTTGTCACTAAATCCTCTACAATCACCTTGAAGTTAGTAGATCTTCAAGCGTGGAAATGGAAACTGCCATTTTAGTAGAAACATCCTAAAGCTGATCAAAACTGACTTTAGGTAGAATTAATGAAttcatgaattaattaattttctCATCAgcactctcatcctctctccaaGGACTGATTATACTTCAGTTTAGAGAACAATGTGATTCAGTGGCCAAAGAGCATCTGACTTTGTCCAATGTAATCCCAAACGGACAGAAAATGTTTCATTAAATATCTGATTACAGTAACACCCCCGCCCAGGCTAACATGTCAAACTAAAGCTTTACTGACATACACTATACTGCAACATGCCAATATTGTACAGTAACAGTATTAAATGTACTGAAAATACAATGAACGTATTTCTATATATGGCATGCGTGCAATCTGGAACAAGATAGGACAATATGCCTTTCCAACACCGCTTTGAAACCCCCTCAAAGAGACAGAAACGGTTCCCAGAGACATCACGAGACACGTGGAGACATCACGAGACACGTGGAGACATCTGGTGATCGGCCGGGTCTGAGGTGTTGATAAGGGGACTATCTCAGACTATCTCAGCCCTTGTGATGATCATATGAAGATTGGTGGAGAGTCTGGTGATGACATTAGGCATGGAGAACTCTGTTACCCATGGCAACATCGTGAAATCAACCAATtctgctgtgagggtgttgaaAGTGGAATCCTGAAATCAACCAATtctgctgtgagggtgttgaaAGTGGAATCCTGAAATCAACCAAtctgttgtgagtgtgttgaaAGTGGAATCCTGAAATCAACCAatctgctgtgagtgtgttgaaAGTGGAAAGCGAGAACCTAATGTAAAACCAAATGAACCAAAGGTAAAATAACTTCTGCTTACCAtgaatgacctctgacctgtaaGTGTTCAATACTAGAAGAACATCATGACTTTCAGAGTGTTGTTGTTTCTAACCTCTCCGCTCCCCCCTCTCAGCATGACCATCTTACTCAAGATCTTCATTTTGAATGCCCTTCCACCTGATAACGATCCTCTAGTCTTCCCTTGGGCACCCATGACTTCAAAATGGTGGAATCAGTTAATTTGACATaggtgtgtttgtatatctAAATTACTATATAGTAACACCTCCAATCATTTTGTATTCCTAATCAGTACATTTTAAGGAGAATATAATTTTAAATTGAGCTCTCTTCAAGGATCAGCTAAGAGGTCCACCAAGAGGTTCTGGTCTGATATGTCACCAGAATATCCTGACCTGACCTAGAAAAATCAGAGCAGTGTTAAGACCCAGAACCTATATTAGGACCTTATCTCTATCCATGGTCTCAACCGACATGTTTGCAATGCAAAGGCTTTGATTCTGTGTCTAGATAAGCCCCTCAGACTCCAGATATCAGCTGAGTCATTTCCTGATCTTCTCTTTGAGCCACGCTGAGGCCGTTTCACGGCAGATCAGCTCGTCCGTTCCGCTTCTTTGCTCTCCTCAAAGGGGGTCTTGTGCTCTTCATAAAAGGGCTGGATGTCTCTGCACAGCCTGGACACTCAGGCTTCCAACCCCGGCGATGGAGTCCCGCCGCACAATATCCGAACTGTTCGACGGGGCGAGCAGGGACCTCGGGCGGGTCCTGTGCATCATCACCGGAGCCTCGCGGGGCTACGGGCGCACGCTGGCCCTCCAGGTGTCCGCCCTGGTCCAACCCGGCTCCGCTCTGGTCCTGGTGGCGCGTTCCGAGGAGCGTCTCAGGGAGCTGCAGGCGGAGATCCAGGACTCGGGCGCCGGCgcgggggcggcgggggtggcgGGGCTGGCCGTGTGCTGCGTGGGGGCGGACCTGAGTAAGCAGGAGGGGCTGGCCCACACAGTGAGGATGGCGAAGGAAGCGGGACGCCTGGATGTTGATCACTTGCTGCTGATCAACAACGCTGGTGAGTGAATGGGGCGAACGTTGCCAGGAGATTGAGATCGAACCAAGAAGAACCAATCAATTACAATGCTCAAAATTTGAGCGCGTACTGCCAAAtaaatggagcctgtctagacgGCGAACAGATGTAAaacaacagaatgaatgttatgTTCTACTCGTAAGCTATATTCAGATATACCCATTTGTGATCACCGACATTCTGATTGGTGCCTGtaatttcattcttttttcctcagtaactgtaacagaTTATAATTACATTGATTTAGTAATTTAATAACGTAACTCAGTTACATGTAACTTACATgtagttactccccaaccctgtcTGTTGGCGTTTCCACGGCGACAGGGCCTGTGGCGGACCGTGGTGAACCTCAGCTccctctgtgcacacacacacacacacacacacacacacactcaggcgtTCCCCTCCTGGGTCCTCTACTGCACCGGCAAGGCCGCCCGCAACATGATGTTCCGTGTGCTGGCGGGCGGAGGAGGAGCCTGACGTGAAGGTGCTCAACTACTCCCCCGGTAAGGAACCGTGACGCTGCCCTCAAACTAACCCCAAACCTGGATTAGGAACTCTGATTTGGGGGTGATAGTGGATCAGGGGGTAAAGGCGTCTGATTTGGGGGTGATAGTGGATCAGGGGGTAGAGGCGTCGTCCGGCAGTAAGAGGGTTGCGTGTTCaatcctcctcaccaagtgtcaaagtgtccttgagcaaggcactgaacccccatACCACTCCAGATGTGCCGGTTGGCGTCCACCATCAGTGTGTCTAGATGGGTAGACATCTGAGGCATTCATCCGTtaagtgctttgagtgctcaGTGAGTACAAAAGCTctatatataaatgcagtctATTTACCATTTAATGCACTGCATCCACAACATTAGACCAGTATATTTTGCTCTGCAGCTTAAAACTTTACTCATTAGTAAAATAATCTTGACACCTAAACTAAACTCTTCCCAACCACAGCCACCCACCTCAGTGTCGGTCCCCTTTCTCGTCCAGGTCCCctggacacagacatgcagacgcAGGCGCGCTGCTCCTCGGGGGATCTGGAGCTGAGGGACTCCCTCTGCTCCATGTTTCTACAGGGCCAGCTGCTGAGCTGCGGGGAGTCCAGCGCCAAGCTCATGAGGCTCCTCCTGGAGGACGACTACCCCTCCGGGGCCCAGGTGGATTACTACGAACTGTGAGAGCGGCTTAACACAGAtccaccactagagggagctgtGAGAGCGGCTTAATACAGAtccaccactagagggagctgtGAGAGCGGCTTAATACAGAtccaccactagagggagctgtGAGAGCGGCTTAATACAGAtccaccactagagggagctgtGAGAGCGGCTTAACACAGAtccaccactagagggagtaTCATCAACGGCGTGTCAGTTGGAGCTAAGAGGAGTCAGGCTTAAGAGGATCTCTGTACAGCAGAGACTGTGGACGTGTCAGATTTGGGTTAGACCGGTTCAGGCTCATCTGGAATCAGATTCAGTCGTTTGCGGCATTGTAGGGAGGATTGGGTGAATAAAAATGAGCTAATTATTCACATTTAAATCTTCCAAGAGAGTGAAATATTCACTGAAGCATTTTATCAGTTGTTAAATGTTCTTTAATGTTCAGGCAGTCACCACCATCTTTACATAGGTTTAACATTATATTTTCTCTGTTTATTCTTTTTCCCttaaaacacaattaaatacCTTTAATCATATGTATTTTCCCCTGTCTCTGTCGTAGCAGCTTGGTACATTGTAGAATCTATTGCACTGTATTTTCATAGTGTTAAGACATGTGTCaaatatcatcatcatgaaGATTTCTGCAGAAGGGGTGCACCCAGCCTGGATCTAGAAGCTATCTGATATCTCAGCGAACATCAAAGTGGACCGTCTCTTTATGGAAGCTTATGTAATGCAAATCTACCTTCCCCTACATCTGAAGTTAGGAGGCATTCTGAGTACAGCACACAGCAGGGCTATTATTTGTGATGTAAcacacctttctctctatctatctctcattctctctgtctatctctctatctctttatatctctccctctctctgcctatcactccttctctctctgtctatctctccttctctctgtctatctctcctctctctgtctatctctccttctctctctgtctatcactccttctctctctgtctatctctcctctctctgtctatcactccttctctctctgtctatcactccttctctctgtctatctctccctctctctctgtctatctctctatctctttatatctctccttctctctctgtctatctctcctctctctgtctatctctccttctctctctctctatctctccttctctctgtctatctctcctctctctgtctatcactccttctctctgtctatctctccctctctctctgtttatctctctatctctttatatctctccttctctctgtcc
Encoded here:
- the sprb gene encoding LOW QUALITY PROTEIN: sepiapterin reductase b (The sequence of the model RefSeq protein was modified relative to this genomic sequence to represent the inferred CDS: deleted 1 base in 1 codon), which codes for MESRRTISELFDGASRDLGRVLCIITGASRGYGRTLALQVSALVQPGSALVLVARSEERLRELQAEIQDSGAGAGAAGVAGLAVCCVGADLSKQEGLAHTVRMAKEAGRLDVDHLLLINNAVTPQPCLLAFPRRQGLWRTVVNLSSLCAHTHTHTHTHTQAFPSWVLYCTGKAARNMMFRVLRAEEEPDVKVLNYSPGPLDTDMQTQARCSSGDLELRDSLCSMFLQGQLLSCGESSAKLMRLLLEDDYPSGAQVDYYEL